The window GGGCTTGGGGCGTGCGCGCCCATCCGGGGCTTCCACAGGCACAAATGCCGGCCATTCTTCATACGGCGGGTAGCGCCCAGCCAAAATCTCATCGTAGGTGACCACCGACGAAGACCACAGCCCCGTGATGGCGTAAATTTCCGGCGCGCTCAAACCGGTGTGGTAGAGCATATCGGTGGCGGTTGCCAGAAAAATGGCGTCGTATGCGCACGGCGGCGATAGGCGATACATCATCACGGCTTCCACGCCGGTGGTGTTGGTCAACGTCCACTCGGCGGGCGCAGGACATCCCGAAGCGGTAGCCGCCGCGGACGACGTCGGTGTCGGCGCAGGCGTCGGCGTCGCCGTTGCGAGCGGACGGCACGCCCCCACCACCAGCACAGCACACACCCACCACGCCATTGTGAAGACACGTCGCATAGAACGCCCTCCTTCATGCGGACTTCACGGCGCCAGACTATAAACAGGCTCGCCGCGGAGACAAGTCCCGCTGTTCAGCCAGTGCGCTTTGCCCAAGCAACGCCCTCGGTGATAGAATGGCGCTCCATTTGGTGCGCAGATGCGCCCGCCCAGCAGTCTGGTTGCGAAAATGCCCACACCTGAAACGCAAAACGGAGGACCCTATGCAAACGTACTTACGCGGTCGTGACCTCATCACCACGCAAGAATGGCGCAAAGAAGAGATTGAAACCCTGCTCGACGTCGCCTTTGACCTGAAGCGCAAACGCGCGCTTGGGCAACCGCACGCCTACTTGCGCGATAAAGTGCTGGCGATGCTCTTTTTCTTCACCAGCACCCGCACCCGCGCCAGTTTTGAAGCCGGCATGGCACAGTTGGGCGGGCACGCCGCTTTCATCGAATCGCGCACCACGCAAATCTCGCACGGCGACACCGCCAAGGAAATCGGCGAAATCCTGGGGCGCTACTTCGACGGCATTGCTATCCGCCAGTGCGATTGGGGCGTCGGCAACCGCTACATCCGCGAGGTGGCCGACGCCAGCCGCGTGCCGGTGCTCAACATGCAATGCGACATCTACCACCCCTTCCAAATCCTCGCCGACCTGATGACCATCATCGAAAAGAAAGGCGACCCGCGCGGCAAAACCATCACCGTCTCGTGGGCGTATGCGTCCAGTTATCAGAAGCCGCTTAGCGTGCCGCAGTCGCTCATCCTGTTGATGACCCGCTTTGGCATGAACGTGCGCCTCGTCCATCCCCCCGAATACAAACTCATGCCCGACATTGTGGAACAAGCCGCCGAAAACGCCCGCAAGCATGGCGGTTCGCTGGAACTCATGGACGATTTCGATGCCGGCTTCAAAGACGCCGACGTGGTCTATCCCAAATCGTGGGGATGCTGGCTCACCACCGAAGACCCCGAAGAAAGCGCCCGCATTGGGCAAAAGTACACCGACTGGATTGCCGATGAACGCCGCATGGCGCTCGCCAAACCCGACGCCATTTACATGCACTGCCTGCCCGCGGACCGCAACATTGAAGTGACCGACGGCGTTATTGATGGTCCGCAAAGCGTGGTGTACGATGAAGCCGAAAACCGCTTGCACGTGCAAAAAGCCGCTATGGCGCTCACCATGGCATAATCCCAAAAAACAACCTGCATTTTGATGCAACAAGGAGGTTGCAAAGCCTATGAACGATCGTCAAAAACCCGTTGCCGTCGTCGCGATTGGCGGAAACTCGCTCATCAAGGACAAAGAGCACACCGCTGTTCGCTACCAGTGGGAGGCGGTGCGCGAAACCGCCACCCACATCGCCGAAATGATTGCCCAGGGGTGGACCGTCATCGTCACGCACGGAAACGGTCCGCAAGTTGGGTTTATTTTGCGCCGTAATGAACTCGCCGCCCACGAAGTCCACACCACCCCGCTCGACCTCATCGTTGCCGATACGCAAGGCTCTATCGGCTACATGCTCCAACAGGCGCTCGACAACGAATTTGCGCGGCGCGGGCTCTATCGGCGCGCCTTCACCATCGTCACCCAGGTGCTGGTAGACCGCGACGACCCCGCCTTCCAGAACCCCACCAAGCCCATCGGGGGTTTCCTCACCAAAGAAGAAGCCGAACGCTTTGCCGCCGAAGGCTGGCCGGTGGTCGAAGACGCCGGGCGCGGCTGGCGGCGCGTGGTTGCTTCGCCGCAACCCAAAGCCATTCTTGAAGAAAACGCCATCCGCGCCGCCGCCGAAGAAGGGTGGATTGTGATTGCGGTGGGCGGCGGCGGTATTCCCGTCGTGCGCAACGAGAAGGGGGAACTGCGCGGCGTGCCCGCCGTGATTGACAAAGACCGCGCGTCAAGCCTGCTGGCGCGCTCCATCAAAGCCGACCTCTTCCTGATTTCGACCGGCGTGGAAAAGGTGGCGCTGCACTTCAACACCCCTCAACAGCGCGACCTCGACCGCGTGACGGTCTCCGAATTGCGCCGCTACATGGCCGAAGGGCATTTCGCCCCCGGCTCGATGCTCCCCAAAATCGAAGCCGTCATCGAATACATGGAAGCCGGCGGCAAACACGCCATCATCACTAATCCGCCCAACATTGTGCGCGCGCTGAACGGTGAAACAGGCACGCACATTGTGCACGGCTAACCACGCCACCCAACGGCAGCGGGGCGAGCGCGACTCGCCCCGTTCTGTTTTGAAAAACGTCAGGGCTCTTGCTTCCACCTTCATCTGCGGTATAGTCTTGCCCATCACAAGGCAATGCAAGGAGGCTGATGGCTCATGCGCATTTTGGTGACCGGCGCCGCGGGATTTATCGGGAGTCGGCTCAGCCGCGCCCTGCTGGAACGCGGCGATACCGTTGTCGGGCTGGACAATTTCAACCCGTATTACCCCGTCGAACACAAACGGCGCAACGTCGCCGACCTGACGCCGCACACGCGCTTCACACTCATCGAAGGCGACTTCCGCAACGCCGCCCTGGTTCATGACCTGTTCGCCCGCCACCACTTTGACGCCGTCGCACACCTGGGCGCAATGGCCGGCGTGCGCTATTCACGCACCCGCCCCCATCTCTACACCGAGGTCAATCTGGTGGGCACCATCAACATCTTTGAAGCCGCCCGCGAACACCAAACCCCCAACGTGGTCTATGCCTCAACTTCCTCGGTGTACGGCAACACGGCGCGCATTCCCTTCCAGGAAGACGACGCCGCCGACCATCCGCTGGCACCCTATCCCGCCAGCAAACGCGCCTGCGAACTCTATGCGTACAGTTATCACAACCTCTGGGGCATGAACCTGACCGGGCTGCGCTTTTTCAGCGTGTACGGTCCACATGGTCGCCCCGACATGATGCCCTGGCGCTGGACGGAACAAATTTTGCGGGGCGAACCGCTCACCCTCTACAACGGCGGCCGCCTCAGCCGCGATTGGACCTACATTGACGACATCGTGCAGGGCGTCATCGCCGCCCTCGACCGCCCGCTGGGCTACGAAATCATCAACCTCGGCGCGGGGCACCCGATCGAAAACCTGCGCTTTGTCGCCCGTCTGGAAGAACTGTTGGGGCGGCAAGCCATCATCCAGGACGTTCCCGTGCCCCCCACCGAAGCCCTGCACACCTACGCCGACATCTCCAAAGCGCGCCGCCTGCTCGATTACAACCCAACCGTGCCCGTGGAAGAAGGCTTGGCGCGTTTTGTCGAATGGTATCAACGCAACGTCTTGGGGAAGGCATGAGCACGCAGGTGCAAAGCCGCATTCGTCTGCAACGACCACCCTGGACGCTCCTGGTGCTGGTGGTGCTTTTTCGGCTGGGGACGCTCCTCTTGCTGCGCCCCGGCGGCTTTGTGTACGACTTCTCCGATTACGGGTGGTATCGCCAAATGGCGCAGTATTCCAACGAAGGGTTTTACCCCTTCATCCACTACTGGATGGAATACCCGCCGCCGTTTCCCTGGCTGAATGTGCTTGTCTATCGGCTCAGTCTCTGGCTGCCCCCCGCGCTGGACGCCCGCCTTTGGCACCACTGGCTGTTAGGGCTGGCGCTTCTGCCTTTCGACATCGGCATTCTGGCGCTTTTGCACACCCTGGCGCGCGCATTGCACGGGCGCGGCTTTGCGCTTTGGGTGGCAAGCGTGTACGCCCTGCTCTTCATTCCGCTTTACACATGGGCGGGCTGGTTCGACAGCATGGCGGTTTTCATGCTGCTCCTCGCCGTCTGGCTGATTCTGGCTGAGCGCCCGGCGTGGGCTGGTTTTGCGTTGGGCGTGGGGTTTTTGGTCAAAGTCTCGCCCATTTTGCCCATCGTGGTCGCTGTGCAACGCTTTCGCCAGCCTGAACAGGGCTGGCGGGGCTGGGTAAGCCGCGCCAATGTGCGCCTGGTGCTCGCCCTTGCCGCCAGCCTCGCCGCGTTGAGCCTGCCCTGGCTCTGGCTGAACGCGGACATGTTCCTGGCAACCTTTCGCTCACTTACCGGGCGCTCATCGTGGGAGACCATCTGGGCGTTGCTGTCGGGCTACTTTGGCTACGGCGTCGTCAGCCCCGAACGGTTTATCCCCGCCCCGCCCCAAGCCATTCACCCCGAACGGGTGCCCGGCGTGCTCATCCTGTTCATCACCGCGCTTTTTGGGTTCTGGCTCTGGACGCGCCCCCTCGACTGGAAACAGCCGCGTGTGCAAATTGGCTTTCATGCGCTGACGCTTTCCATGTTCTTGCTGGCAAGCCCCGGCTGGAGCCCGCAATTTCTCACGTGGGTGTTGCCCTGGGTGTTGCTCGTCATGCCCCTGGCGCCTTCACCACACCAACGGCTGACGCCCGCCTGGCACGCTGTTGGGCTGGCGCTGCTGCTTTCGGTGGTCAACACGCTGGAATGGCTCTATTTTCCTCTGTGGTCGGCGTATCCGCTCGTGCTGGCGCTCATCGTCATCATCCGCACGGCGGGGCTGGCGTGGCTTGCATGGCACGCCTGGCGGCTCTGCCGGGAAACAACAAGGAGCAGTGTCGCATGAAGAACCGTGCCACAACCGACGGCCGTATCGCGCTCCATCTTGCGTTCCTTGTGCTGGCGGCCACCATGTTCTTGTGGAGCGGTCGCCTGCATTCGAGCGATGGCTTTGCCATGTACGCCGTCAACGACAGCCTGGTGCGCTATGGGCGCTACGACATCGAACAACTGCACTGGATGGACATCCAGCAAGGCACTTATGGCCGCGGCGGCTGGCTCTATTCGCGCAAGGGGCTGGGCACCAGCATGGCGGGCTTTCCGCTGACCGTGCTGGGCTTCGTCCTGCCCGGTCTTGGGCCTGTGCAAACATCCCTGCTTCTCGCTCCCCTGCTGACGGCGCTCAGCGCAGCCTTGCTCTACCTGGCGGCGCGGCGCGCCTTCCCCCATACACCACGCGCCGCCGCCTGGCTTGCCACTGTGGCATGGGCGCTTGGGAGCGTCGCCTGGCCCTACACGAAAACGTTTTTCAGCGAACCGCTGGTTGCGCTGGCAACCATTGGCGCTTTTGAGCGCCTGCTGGCGCTGCGCGACCACCCACAGAGTCGCCGCGCTGCGTTCGGCATTGGCGCATGGGTCGGTCTGGGCATTGTGACGCGCTCCGCCCACGCCATTGTTGCGCCCTTTTTTGCCCTGACGGCGCTCTTCATCACCTGGCCGCGCGACCTTCCCCCTCGCGACATCGTGCGCCGCTGGCGCGCGCTGCCGTGGGGCGTCTGGTTGAGTGCGGCATGGCCGCTGATGGTGGCGCTGGGGCTTGTGCTGGGCTACAACTGGGCGCGCTTCGGCAACCCCTTTGAGAGTGGCTACCTTGATTTTGAAACGTTCAGCGCCAACTGGCTGATTGGCATCAGTGGGCAACTCATTTCGCCGGGGCGCGGGTTGCTCTGGTATGTGCCGTGGCTGGTGCTTCTGCCGCTGGGTGTGCGTGCGGCATGGCGGCGCGCGCCTGAGGGAACAGGTGTGGCGCTTGGCGTGTTCGCGGCGTATGTCCTGCTCTACGGCAAATGGTACATGTGGAGCGGCGGCTCGGCGTGGGGTCCGCGTTTTCTCGTGCCCACTGTGCCCTTGCTGGCGTGGCTGTCCACCCCCATCGCCGCGCGCCGCCCCCGGTTGTTGGGGCTGTTTGTCTTGCTGGGTATCGGCGTGAATGCGGTGGCATGCTGTGGGATTTCGACATCCACGAAGCATGGCTCGCCAATCTGGGCTTTGAACCGTACGCGCTGCCAACGTTTTTTGAAGCGCAGTACGCCCAAATCCCCAACATGGTGCGCCTGGGGCTGCACGCCCCGCTCGACGTTGCCTGGGTGCCGACGACGACCATCCACCCGCCCACCTTGCTCGCGGCAAGTGTGGTCAGCCTGCTGGCGTTCGCCACAGCCGTCGCCAGCCTGGAACGCCCCCGACGGCAAACCGTCGCACTCATCGGGCTGGTCATCGCCGCCACATGGGGGCTGCTCTGGCAAGCCCACGAAGCCCAATCGCCGCATTACGCCGCGGTGGCGGCAACTATCGAACGCATGCCGTCCGCGCGCCTGCGCATCTGGCAAGATGGCCCACCCGGCACCGAACTCTTTTTGAACCACTACCGCGGGCGTGCGCCCATTCTGGGCGCCAATGTCGCCGGGAGCGACCTGCCCGCGCTGGAAGCCACGCGCGTGTTCGATCAAGTGGAAGAGCCGCGCGCCCTCTGGATTGTGAGCGATGGTCCCTCACGGGCGGCCAATGCGCTCGACAAAGTGGCATCCACGCGCAAAGCGTTTGTTGATGAAATCACCTTCGAGGACGTGCGCGCCACCTTCTACTTCGACAGCGCCACCTGGCACGCAACCGACATCAACACGCCCCTGGCGTTGGACGGCCAACCGACCTTGCACCTGCAAACCGTCGCCTTCACCCCCTCTCCCGACCTCGGCATCATCGGCGCGCGTCTGACATGGCGCGTGCTAGCATCTCCAGGCGAACCTGTGCAAACCTTTGTGCACCTGTTCAACGAACAGGGTGAAAAAGTCGCCCAACATGACGGCGCGGCGCAAAACGGCTGGCGGTCGGCCGAAACGTGGCAAGTGGGCGACGTGCTGACCGACACGCATGCCATTCGTGTGGCGACACTGCCGCCCGGCACATACACCGTGGTGGTGGGCTTCTACCGTCTGCGCGACATCGCGCCCTTGACAACGCCCGACGGCGCGGGTAGCCTCACAGTAGGCACCATCACCATCGCACCCTGACGCCCGATTTGATTGCTCAGCCAAGGGGCGCTTATGACGCACCCGCTCACACCCGAACAACTGGCGCGCTACCGCGAAA of the Ardenticatena maritima genome contains:
- a CDS encoding ornithine carbamoyltransferase; this encodes MQTYLRGRDLITTQEWRKEEIETLLDVAFDLKRKRALGQPHAYLRDKVLAMLFFFTSTRTRASFEAGMAQLGGHAAFIESRTTQISHGDTAKEIGEILGRYFDGIAIRQCDWGVGNRYIREVADASRVPVLNMQCDIYHPFQILADLMTIIEKKGDPRGKTITVSWAYASSYQKPLSVPQSLILLMTRFGMNVRLVHPPEYKLMPDIVEQAAENARKHGGSLELMDDFDAGFKDADVVYPKSWGCWLTTEDPEESARIGQKYTDWIADERRMALAKPDAIYMHCLPADRNIEVTDGVIDGPQSVVYDEAENRLHVQKAAMALTMA
- the arcC gene encoding carbamate kinase — encoded protein: MNDRQKPVAVVAIGGNSLIKDKEHTAVRYQWEAVRETATHIAEMIAQGWTVIVTHGNGPQVGFILRRNELAAHEVHTTPLDLIVADTQGSIGYMLQQALDNEFARRGLYRRAFTIVTQVLVDRDDPAFQNPTKPIGGFLTKEEAERFAAEGWPVVEDAGRGWRRVVASPQPKAILEENAIRAAAEEGWIVIAVGGGGIPVVRNEKGELRGVPAVIDKDRASSLLARSIKADLFLISTGVEKVALHFNTPQQRDLDRVTVSELRRYMAEGHFAPGSMLPKIEAVIEYMEAGGKHAIITNPPNIVRALNGETGTHIVHG
- a CDS encoding NAD-dependent epimerase/dehydratase family protein, encoding MRILVTGAAGFIGSRLSRALLERGDTVVGLDNFNPYYPVEHKRRNVADLTPHTRFTLIEGDFRNAALVHDLFARHHFDAVAHLGAMAGVRYSRTRPHLYTEVNLVGTINIFEAAREHQTPNVVYASTSSVYGNTARIPFQEDDAADHPLAPYPASKRACELYAYSYHNLWGMNLTGLRFFSVYGPHGRPDMMPWRWTEQILRGEPLTLYNGGRLSRDWTYIDDIVQGVIAALDRPLGYEIINLGAGHPIENLRFVARLEELLGRQAIIQDVPVPPTEALHTYADISKARRLLDYNPTVPVEEGLARFVEWYQRNVLGKA
- a CDS encoding glycosyltransferase 87 family protein, whose translation is MSTQVQSRIRLQRPPWTLLVLVVLFRLGTLLLLRPGGFVYDFSDYGWYRQMAQYSNEGFYPFIHYWMEYPPPFPWLNVLVYRLSLWLPPALDARLWHHWLLGLALLPFDIGILALLHTLARALHGRGFALWVASVYALLFIPLYTWAGWFDSMAVFMLLLAVWLILAERPAWAGFALGVGFLVKVSPILPIVVAVQRFRQPEQGWRGWVSRANVRLVLALAASLAALSLPWLWLNADMFLATFRSLTGRSSWETIWALLSGYFGYGVVSPERFIPAPPQAIHPERVPGVLILFITALFGFWLWTRPLDWKQPRVQIGFHALTLSMFLLASPGWSPQFLTWVLPWVLLVMPLAPSPHQRLTPAWHAVGLALLLSVVNTLEWLYFPLWSAYPLVLALIVIIRTAGLAWLAWHAWRLCRETTRSSVA